In Gemmatimonadota bacterium, a single genomic region encodes these proteins:
- a CDS encoding metallophosphoesterase → MINPGSRLARLASIGRGSALAGLALSLGFSRPVAAQDSANRFTFAVVGHMRGNSDPELYPRLDEVVAELKRLKPDLLFLTGDIIWGSIPKALTDRKAVIAQWEKVDAKLAPLGIPIYRVPGNHDIHDPVTRDVFFERYGALPRAVDFRGSRFLLLNTTFTPTGNAPVPSAQKLTKTLRLDSLQRQFVQDALTQSPATNTFLVMHHVLWFEEDDPWWAEVHPSLVKRGVRGVFSGDLGPAMYTHLVRDSIDYFRATLNAMVDKPTAAATPVSLIRTVQFESFVFGEVDGASVRYQVPTVGALSSDAFSPARWRQAFGPGRDPGKLYDPSAYRAPAVDEESEGPTKSKAAGPPPSPTIVQRLWSAVGSPKRLAALFLLLAVVFAGGFVAGRARSASAARST, encoded by the coding sequence ATGATCAACCCTGGATCGCGCCTGGCGCGACTGGCTTCTATCGGGCGGGGCTCGGCGCTGGCCGGACTTGCCCTTTCGCTGGGATTTAGCCGCCCGGTGGCGGCGCAGGACAGCGCCAATCGCTTCACCTTTGCCGTCGTCGGCCACATGCGCGGGAACAGCGATCCCGAGCTGTATCCGCGCCTCGATGAGGTGGTCGCGGAGCTCAAGCGCCTCAAGCCCGACCTCCTGTTCCTCACCGGAGACATCATCTGGGGATCGATTCCCAAGGCGCTCACCGACCGCAAGGCGGTCATCGCGCAATGGGAAAAGGTCGACGCGAAGCTCGCCCCGCTCGGGATCCCGATTTACCGCGTTCCCGGCAACCACGACATCCACGACCCGGTCACGCGCGACGTCTTCTTCGAGAGGTACGGCGCGCTCCCGCGCGCGGTGGATTTCCGTGGCTCGCGCTTCCTGCTGCTCAACACGACGTTCACGCCCACGGGGAACGCCCCGGTTCCCTCGGCGCAGAAGCTCACGAAGACGCTGCGCCTCGACTCGTTGCAGCGGCAGTTCGTGCAGGACGCGCTCACCCAGTCGCCAGCGACCAACACCTTCCTCGTCATGCACCACGTGCTCTGGTTCGAGGAGGACGACCCGTGGTGGGCCGAGGTGCACCCGTCGCTGGTGAAGCGCGGGGTGCGCGGGGTCTTCTCCGGCGACCTGGGGCCGGCGATGTACACGCACCTGGTTCGCGACAGCATCGACTACTTCCGCGCGACGCTCAATGCGATGGTCGACAAGCCGACGGCGGCCGCGACTCCGGTCTCGCTCATCCGCACGGTGCAGTTCGAGAGCTTCGTGTTCGGCGAGGTGGACGGCGCCTCGGTGCGCTATCAGGTCCCGACGGTGGGGGCGCTGAGCTCCGACGCCTTCTCCCCCGCTCGCTGGCGCCAGGCCTTCGGACCCGGGCGCGATCCGGGGAAGCTCTACGACCCCTCGGCCTACCGGGCCCCGGCGGTCGACGAGGAGTCGGAGGGGCCCACAAAGTCGAAGGCCGCGGGGCCCCCACCCTCGCCCACCATCGTGCAGCGCCTGTGGAGCGCGGTGGGCAGTCCCAAGCGTCTGGCGGCACTATTCCTGCTCCTCGCCGTTGTCTTTGCCGGCGGCTTTGTGGCCGGCCGCGCGCGTTCGGCTTCCGCCGCGCGTTCCACCTGA
- a CDS encoding CotH kinase family protein yields the protein MKIKSREGETRRKAIGTLRSTASRRWVAIGYTLVVFVAGVAAHRLGVLRGAIDLLSPRTITTITRRVQGLTTTPERLIIDIKHKDFMNLAHQREVALKRQVLIVSDADVVNANVRFAGKTIPVKLRLKGDLTDHLEGDKWSFRIIARSDSTILGMKQFSLQHPQTRDFINEKRYHEAMRREGLLALRYDFVDVTINGKDLGLYALEEVFETRLVENNERKDGPILRFNEDVLWGELARQESVAPRDRGFVAGSGGYFSADIDAFQTSKWLATPAGRDQFLTAIQLLSSFRTGKVTVAEAFDIKKLATFFALSDLFSAWHGVGNWPNARFYYNPITSRLEPVSFDAYNRTTPAKPGLLALQAIDERRDPTSRRYISQFFADTAFYRLYVSELERVSAAGYVDEMQRALAPKLDPSLKMLRREFPELEIDWQSVRRAAEFIRIALHPPQAVQTYLRTAAPGELVMDVANMQALPLRIIGLARDTTVLPSTPQLLGGKDDSQPMQFTTIRFPVPRGFTWPNDTLETPLRVRYQVVGSQQIDEAPAMAWSHEGLGVAQLRVNAIRLAPNAASFPFIRIDDTERRIAILPGSWRVDRDLVFPSGYRVFAGPGTRLDIVNKANVLSWSAVDLRGEQDKPIVIESSDRTGQGFIVLQAGEMSTLDYVQFFGLSNAKQSGWEMTGAVEFYESPVTIRNSRFSKNRSEDALHIMRAAFVLDGVVFDSTQADALDIDFGKGPIRNSRFLDVGNDGIDASGSVVEVEDVQVKGAGDKGISAGEGSTLTAKRIDVRDAAIGIASKDRSHMMISDAHIIGGQVGVTAYRKKSEYGPGIIEFTTLEIKGQKVAYLIEQGSSLKIDGRAMPADLTNVADKLYGAEFGKASR from the coding sequence GTGAAGATCAAGTCGCGCGAAGGCGAAACGCGGCGCAAGGCGATCGGCACCCTGCGATCCACGGCCTCCCGCCGGTGGGTCGCGATCGGGTATACGCTGGTCGTCTTCGTCGCCGGTGTGGCGGCCCATCGCCTGGGCGTGCTGCGCGGGGCGATCGACCTGTTGTCCCCCCGCACCATCACCACCATCACGCGGCGCGTGCAGGGGCTCACGACCACCCCCGAGCGCCTGATCATCGACATCAAGCACAAGGATTTCATGAACCTGGCGCACCAGCGCGAAGTCGCGCTCAAGCGCCAGGTCCTCATCGTCTCCGACGCCGACGTGGTCAACGCCAACGTGCGCTTCGCCGGGAAGACCATCCCGGTGAAGCTGCGCCTCAAGGGCGACCTGACCGATCACCTCGAAGGGGACAAGTGGTCGTTCCGCATCATCGCGCGGTCGGACAGCACGATCCTGGGGATGAAGCAGTTCTCGCTGCAGCACCCACAAACGCGCGACTTCATCAACGAGAAGCGCTATCACGAGGCGATGCGTCGTGAGGGGCTCCTCGCGCTGCGCTACGACTTCGTCGACGTCACGATCAACGGCAAGGATCTCGGCCTGTATGCCCTCGAAGAGGTGTTCGAGACGCGATTGGTCGAGAACAACGAGCGCAAGGACGGCCCCATCCTCCGATTCAACGAGGACGTGCTCTGGGGCGAGCTCGCGCGACAGGAGTCGGTCGCGCCGCGCGACCGCGGCTTCGTCGCCGGCTCCGGCGGCTACTTCTCGGCCGACATCGACGCCTTCCAGACCTCCAAGTGGTTGGCGACGCCGGCCGGGCGCGACCAGTTCCTCACCGCTATCCAGCTTCTCTCGTCGTTCCGCACCGGCAAGGTGACGGTGGCCGAGGCGTTCGACATCAAGAAGCTCGCGACGTTCTTTGCGCTGAGCGACTTGTTCAGCGCCTGGCATGGCGTGGGCAACTGGCCCAACGCGCGCTTCTACTACAACCCGATCACCTCGCGCCTCGAGCCGGTCTCGTTCGACGCGTACAACCGCACCACTCCGGCCAAGCCGGGGCTGCTCGCGCTGCAGGCGATCGACGAACGCCGCGACCCCACGTCGCGTCGCTACATCTCGCAGTTCTTCGCCGACACCGCCTTCTATCGCCTGTACGTCTCGGAGCTGGAGCGCGTGAGTGCGGCCGGCTACGTCGACGAGATGCAGCGCGCGCTCGCGCCCAAGCTCGACCCGTCGCTGAAGATGCTGCGGCGCGAGTTTCCGGAGCTGGAGATCGACTGGCAGTCGGTGCGCCGCGCCGCGGAGTTCATCCGCATCGCGTTGCATCCGCCGCAGGCGGTGCAGACGTACCTGCGCACCGCCGCACCGGGCGAGCTCGTGATGGACGTCGCCAACATGCAGGCGCTGCCGCTGCGGATCATCGGACTCGCCCGCGACACGACCGTCCTGCCGTCCACGCCGCAGTTGCTCGGCGGCAAGGACGACAGCCAGCCCATGCAGTTCACCACCATCCGCTTCCCGGTTCCGCGCGGCTTCACCTGGCCTAACGACACGCTCGAGACGCCGCTCCGCGTACGCTACCAGGTGGTGGGGAGCCAGCAGATCGACGAGGCGCCCGCGATGGCCTGGTCGCACGAAGGGCTCGGCGTCGCGCAGCTCCGCGTGAACGCCATTCGCCTGGCGCCCAACGCGGCGTCCTTCCCCTTCATCAGGATCGATGACACCGAGCGCCGCATCGCGATCCTGCCGGGGAGCTGGCGCGTGGACCGCGACCTGGTCTTCCCGTCGGGCTATCGCGTCTTCGCCGGTCCGGGAACGCGCCTCGACATCGTCAACAAGGCCAACGTCCTGTCGTGGTCGGCCGTCGACCTGCGTGGTGAGCAGGACAAGCCGATCGTCATCGAGTCGTCGGACCGCACCGGCCAGGGCTTCATCGTACTGCAGGCGGGTGAGATGTCCACGCTCGACTACGTCCAGTTCTTCGGGCTCTCCAACGCCAAGCAGAGCGGATGGGAGATGACCGGCGCCGTGGAGTTCTACGAGAGCCCGGTGACGATTCGGAACTCGCGCTTCTCGAAGAACCGATCCGAGGACGCCCTGCACATCATGCGCGCCGCATTCGTGCTCGACGGCGTGGTCTTCGACAGCACGCAGGCCGACGCCCTCGACATCGACTTCGGCAAGGGGCCGATCCGCAACTCCCGCTTCCTCGACGTCGGCAACGACGGCATCGACGCCTCGGGGAGCGTGGTGGAGGTGGAGGACGTGCAGGTGAAGGGCGCCGGCGACAAGGGGATCAGCGCGGGCGAAGGGAGCACGCTCACCGCCAAGCGCATCGACGTGCGCGACGCCGCCATCGGCATCGCGTCGAAGGACCGCTCGCACATGATGATCAGCGACGCGCACATCATCGGCGGGCAGGTCGGCGTCACGGCCTATCGCAAGAAGTCGGAGTACGGCCCTGGGATCATCGAGTTCACCACGCTCGAGATCAAGGGACAGAAGGTCGCCTACCTCATCGAACAGGGCTCGTCGCTCAAGATCGACGGTCGCGCCATGCCGGCCGACCTCACCAACGTAGCCGACAAGTTGTATGGCGCTGAGTTTGGCAAAGCCAGTCGTTGA
- a CDS encoding VTC domain-containing protein produces MAKPVVDPLATSGRYERKLLVTDISRANIEHLVRLHPAQFSEIYTQRYVNNCYFDTPELRLLWDAVQGHSHRLKVRARWYGDLFGDVARPVLELKRKRGMVGTKESRALPPMAFNAESEVGTLAHWLGDVEPPASIASITDALRPTLVNRYSRRYFQSADRRFRLTIDSECEYYSAEAPRHRACRLLVDDITTIVEIKYAVKDDDAASFISNAFPFLITKSSKYVTGMQRLGYR; encoded by the coding sequence TTGGCAAAGCCAGTCGTTGATCCGCTCGCGACGTCGGGGCGATACGAGCGCAAGCTCCTCGTCACCGACATCTCGCGCGCGAACATCGAGCACCTGGTGCGGCTGCATCCCGCGCAGTTCTCGGAGATCTACACGCAGCGCTACGTCAACAACTGCTACTTCGACACGCCGGAGCTCCGGCTCCTGTGGGACGCGGTGCAGGGGCACAGCCATCGCCTGAAGGTGCGCGCGCGTTGGTATGGTGACCTGTTCGGCGACGTCGCGCGCCCAGTGCTCGAACTCAAGCGCAAGCGCGGGATGGTGGGGACCAAGGAATCGCGGGCGCTCCCACCGATGGCCTTCAACGCCGAAAGCGAGGTAGGGACGCTCGCCCACTGGCTGGGCGACGTGGAGCCGCCGGCATCGATCGCGTCCATCACGGATGCGCTGCGCCCCACGCTCGTGAACCGCTACTCGCGGCGCTACTTCCAGTCCGCCGACCGCCGCTTTCGCCTGACGATCGACTCGGAGTGCGAGTACTACAGCGCCGAAGCGCCACGTCACCGCGCCTGCCGCCTGCTGGTCGACGACATCACGACCATCGTCGAGATCAAGTACGCCGTGAAGGACGACGACGCCGCCTCGTTCATCAGCAACGCCTTCCCATTCCTGATCACCAA
- a CDS encoding DUF4956 domain-containing protein has protein sequence MEQFLATQTGKIPVLGFLINLLLTAGLSFVLGRLYIAFGASPSNRRAFARNFVLLGMTTMVIITIVKSSLALSLGLVGALSIVRFRAAIKEPEELTYLFLVISLGLGFGADQVWVTLIAFAVVAVVLIAKRKFERTDEVRHLHLTVSSAQPAGLTLAALVGTLEKHSNDLHLTRFDEGANLLEASFKLDFDDYKKLEQATSDIRALNAGAKVTFLNLEDLGN, from the coding sequence GTGGAGCAATTCCTGGCGACCCAGACGGGCAAGATTCCCGTCCTGGGGTTCTTGATCAACTTGCTGCTGACAGCGGGCCTCAGCTTCGTCCTGGGACGGCTGTACATCGCCTTTGGTGCGTCGCCCTCCAACCGGCGGGCCTTCGCGCGCAACTTCGTGCTGCTGGGCATGACGACGATGGTGATCATCACCATCGTGAAGTCCTCGCTCGCCCTGTCGTTAGGCCTCGTCGGGGCGCTCTCGATCGTGCGCTTCCGCGCCGCCATCAAGGAGCCCGAGGAGCTGACCTACCTCTTCCTGGTCATCTCGCTGGGGCTCGGCTTCGGCGCCGACCAGGTCTGGGTCACCCTCATCGCCTTCGCCGTGGTGGCGGTGGTCTTGATCGCCAAGCGCAAGTTCGAGCGCACCGATGAAGTCCGCCACTTGCACCTCACGGTGTCGTCGGCGCAGCCAGCCGGGTTGACGCTCGCCGCGCTCGTCGGGACGCTCGAGAAGCACAGCAACGACCTGCACCTCACGCGCTTCGACGAGGGGGCCAACCTGCTCGAAGCCTCGTTCAAGCTCGACTTCGACGACTACAAGAAGCTGGAACAGGCCACTTCCGACATTCGCGCGCTGAATGCGGGGGCCAAGGTCACGTTCCTGAATCTCGAGGACCTGGGAAACTGA